Proteins encoded in a region of the Eschrichtius robustus isolate mEscRob2 chromosome 16, mEscRob2.pri, whole genome shotgun sequence genome:
- the BHLHE23 gene encoding class E basic helix-loop-helix protein 23, whose amino-acid sequence MSTCLPGEPSGPGGAAMAELKSLSGDAYLALSHGYAAAAVGLAYGAARGPEAARGYGAPGPGGDLPAAPAPRAPAAAAESSGEQSGDEDDALERRRRRRGPGGAADGRRRPREQRSLRLSINARERRRMHDLNDALDGLRAVIPYAHSPSVRKLSKIATLLLAKNYILMQAQALDEMRRLVAYLNQGQGLAAPVAAAPLTPFGQAAVYPFSAGAALPCPDKCAAFSGTPSALCKHCNGKP is encoded by the coding sequence ATGAGCACCTGCCTGCCCGGCGAGCCCTCGGGCCCCGGAGGCGCGGCCATGGCCGAGCTCAAGTCGCTGTCGGGGGACGCGTACCTGGCGCTGAGCCACGGCtacgcggcggcggcggtgggccTCGCCTACGGGGCGGCCCGGGGGCCCGAGGCGGCCCGCGGCTACGGCGCGCCGGGCCCGGGCGGCGACCTCCCCGCGGCGCCCGCGCCCCGAGCTCCGGCCGCGGCGGCCGAGAGCAGCGGCGAGCAGAGCGGCGACGAGGATGACGCCCtcgagcggcggcggcggcggcgcgggcccGGGGGCGCGGCGGACGGGCGGCGGCGGCCCCGGGAGCAGCGCTCGCTGCGGCTGAGCATCAACGCGCGGGAGCGGCGGCGCATGCACGACCTCAACGACGCGCTGGACGGGCTGCGCGCCGTCATCCCCTACGCGCACAGCCCGTCGGTGCGCAAGCTCTCCAAGATCGCCACGCTGCTGCTCGCCAAGAACTACATCCTCATGCAGGCGCAGGCCCTGGACGAGATGCGGCGCCTCGTGGCCTACCTCAACCAGGGCCAGGGCTTGGCTGCTCCGGTGGCCGCCGCGCCCTTGACGCCCTTCGGCCAGGCCGCCGTGTACCCCTTCTCCGCCGGCGCCGCGCTGCCCTGCCCAGACAAGTGCGCCGCCTTCTCCGGGACGCCCTCGGCGCTTTGCAAACACTGTAACGGGAAGCCGTAA